From the genome of Adlercreutzia equolifaciens DSM 19450:
GATCGCGAATCTCCGCCTCGCGGGCCATCACGGTCGGGAGGTCTACCGTCTCGCGCTGGGCGATGAGCACCGTCACGTCGTCGTTGACCTTGAACTCCTTGGAATCGGCCTCGACCAACTTGGCGATGGGCATTTTGTCCTCGCCGCCGCGGGTGCGGAAGATGTCCATGCCGTACTCCACCGCGTCGATGCCGAGCTTGTCGGCGAGGAAGTTCACCTGGTCGACGTCCACCTGGGTGCAGGTGGGAGACTTCATGATGACCGTGTCGGTGAGGATGGCCGACAGGAGCACGCGGGCGATGGAATCGGGCAGCTCGATGCCGGTCTGGCGGAACTGAAGCGTGACGATGGTGGCCGTGGAGCCGATGGGGAGGTTCAAAAAGAGGATGGGGTTGGCCGTGGAAACATCGGCGATGCGATGGTGGTCGATGATCTCGACGACATCGGCGTTCTCGATACCCGGGGCCGCCTGGCCGATCTCGTTGTGATCCACGAGGATGACCTTCTGCTTGACTTCCTCGCCATCGCGCTCGACAGGGTTCACGTTTTCGATGAGCACCGGCTCGGCGATGTCGTTCTGCTCCAGAATCCAGGCGCTTTCCACCGGCAGCGGCCCCAGACGGGCGGGCACGTACTCGACGGCGTCGGCCTCGCCGTCGCGGGCGGCCAGCGCATTCTTCAGATGCGCGTAGCCCACGGCTGCGGCGATGGAGTCGTTGTCGGGGTTGCGATGGCCCACGACGAGGATTTTGGAAGACATGAAGGTTCCCCTTTCTCACCAACTTACGGTTTTGAGGCAGTATAGCGCCTCTGCGCCCGTTAGGCGATGGGCTATGATAGGCTTCTTCGATGAAATGAAGCCCTGAACTGCTCTGCGGATGGGAAACGCGAAAGGAGCTCTTGTGAAAACCTATGGTCTGAGGGACATTATCGGCCCCATCATGGTGGGACCGTCCAGCTCGCATACGGCGGGGGCTTTGGCCCTCGCCTCCATGGCGCGGAAGCTCTTCGGCGAGCAGCCCGAACGCGCCGTCTTCACCCTGTACGGCTCCTTCGCCGCCACCGGATCCGGCCACGGCACCGACAAGGCGCTGGTGGCCGGCATCCTGGGGCTTGCGACCGACGACCCGCGCGTGGCCGACGCCTTCGCCCTGGCGAAGGCAGCCGGCGTGCAGGTGGACATCGTCTGGGACACGACCACCGAGGTGGCGCACCCCAACACCGTGGACATCCGCTGCGAGAGCCGCGAGGGGCGCACCCTGGAGATGCGGGGCGTCTCCATCGGGGGCGGCGCGGCGGTCATTCGGCGCATCAACGGCATCGACGTGGACATCACCGGGGAACGCACGAGCGTGGTCGTGCACCAGCGCGATGAGCGCGGGGTGCTCGCCCACATCGCCGGCGTGCTGGCCGACTGCGGCATCAACATCGCCAACGCGAACCTGCACCGCACGGCCAAGCGCGGCGACGCCTACACCGTCCTTGAGACCGATAGCGCCGTGGATGCGAGCGTGCGCGAGCTTCTGATGGACCACCCGGACATCATCAACGCGCGCGTCGTACCCGCCACCTGCGCCGGCGACGGCGAGGAGGTGCCCGTGCCCGAGGATGCCGAGGAGCGGTTCGCCCGCTGGGACTACGCATCCGGCGAGGAGCTTCTGGCGCTGTGCGAGCGCGAGCACGTCACCATCGCCCAAGCCTTCCGCGCCCGCGAGGAGGCACTGTGCGCCAAGCAGGGCACCGAGGCCGGCATCGACGCCTATCTCGATCGCGTTCTGGAAGTGATGGGCAACGCCGCCACCGAGCCCTTGGGTAACCCGCAGCCCTCCGTGGGCGGCCTCATCGGCGGCGAGGCGGCGAAACTGCGGGCGGCTTTGGAAGATACCGATCCCCGGCACCGCTTGGTAGATCCCCTGGCGGCCCGGGCGGCCCAGTACGCCCTGGCGACCCTGGAGACCAACGGGCGCATGGGCGTCATCGTGGCCACCCCCACCGCGGGCTCGGCCGGCGTGCTCCCCGGCGTGCTTCTGGCCCTGCGCGACGAGCGCGGCTTCTCCCACGACCAGCTGCGCGAGGGCATCCTCACCGCCGCGGGCCTGGGCTACCTCATCGCCCGCAACGCCAGCGTGTCCGGCGCCGAGGGCGGCTGCCAGGCCGAGGTGGGAAGCGCGGCGGCCATGGCGGCCGCGGCGGCCGTCGCGCTTGCGGGCGGTGCCCCCGACCGCTGCCTGGCCGCCGGCGCGAACGTGATGATGTCGCTGCTCGGCCTGGTATGCGACCCGGTGGGGGGCCTTGTGGAAGTGCCCTGCCAGAAGCGCAACGCCACGGCGGCCTCCGTCGCCTTCGTCAGCGCCCAGATCGCCCTTTCCGGCGTCCAGAACCTCATCAGCTTCGACGAGGCCGTGGCCGTCATGGACGAGGTGGGCCGGGGCCTTCCCCCCGAGCTGCGCGAGACGGCCCTCGGCGGCATCGCCAAGGCCCCTTCCGCCTGCGCCTTCTGCGCGGGGTGCTAGGGTAACGCGACAGACGCTTCCAGCACGGCGGCCCAGATCGACGCGATCCGGGCCGCCGTCTTTTTGGCAGGGCGCCTACCCGATCTTCACAATGGGGGCGTAGTCTTTCAGCAGCTTCTTGGTCTGGCCGGTCTTGGCGAACTTGACGTGCAGGGTGTCGCCGTCGACCTTCACGACGGTGCCGCGACCGAAGGTCTTGTGATCCACGGCATCTCCCGCTGCGAAGGTGGCCCGGGCGCCCTCCTTCTTCCCCGCGTTCGGGTTCGCCCCCGCACCGATGCGGCCCGAGCCTGCGCGGGATGCGCCGCCGATGCTGCCCGCCGCACGCCCCGTACCCGTGGCCGCGCGGTACTCGGCGAACGAGCGACCCTGAGCGCCCGAGGCACTCGAGCGACCGAACACGCGGCCCTCCCCCGCCTCGGTGCCCGAACCGGCGATGCCCCGGCGGCTGCCGCGCTTCTCCCAGCCGGTGCCGGAAAAGCCCGCCGAGCCCAGCCCGCTCGTCTGGCGCAGCTCGCTGGGGATCTCGCCGATGAAGCGTGAGACGGGGTTCGCGTGCGTCTGGCCGAAGATCTGCCGTTGCTGGGCGCAGGTAAGGCACAGGCGCTTGCGGGCGCGGGTGATGGCCACGTAGGCGAGGCGCCGCTCCTCTTCCACGGCCGCCGCGTCGCCCACGGAGTTCATGTGGGGGAACAGAGTCTCCTCCATGCCGGCCACCCAGACGCAGTCGAATTCCAGGCCCTTGGACGAGTGCACGGTCATGAGGGTGACGGCCTGCCCGTCCTCGGTCACCGTGTCCAAGTCGGTACGCAGCCGCACCCACTCGATGAAGTCGGCCAGCGAGTCGCCGCGCAGCACGCGCACGGGCTCGGCGGACTCGTCCTCGCCCACCGTCGGCGCGGCGAAGTCGGACTCCTCCGCATCGTGGGTCTGCACGAACTCGTCCACAACGCCCAGAAACTCCTGGATGTTCTCGACGCGCCCGCGCGCCTCGTCGGTACCCTCGTCCTGCAGGGCGCGAATGAGGCCGGCCTTGTCGATGATCATCTCCACGACCTTGCGCAGATCGCCCCCGTAGGTGGCGCCGTCCTTGATGACCTGGATGAACTCCCCCACGGCATTGCGGGTGGAGGCGCGGATGTCCGGATCGACCACCGCCAGCTCGGCCGCCGTGAGAAACGGCATGTTCATCTCGCGGCCGTACTGGTCGATGCGCTCGATGGTGGTCTTGCCGATGCCGCGGCGCGGCACGTTGACGACGCGCTTGGCCGCGATGTCGTCGGCGGGGTTTACCACCAGCGTGAGGTACGCCATGACGTCGCGGATCTCGGCGCGATCGAAGAAGCGCGTGCCCCCGACGATGCGGTAGGGCACGCCGGCGCGTAGCAGCATATCTTCGAGCATGCGCGACTGGGCGTTGGTGCGGTAGAACACGGCCATGTTGTTGTAGGAGGTACCCTCACTGCGGCGCCGGTCGATCTCCCCGGCGATCCAGCGGCCCTCGTCGCGCTCGTCGGTGGCCAGATACACCGAGATCTTCTCCCCGTCGCCCGAGTCCGTGAACAGGCGCTTCTCCTTGCGGTGCTGGTTGTTCGCGATGACGGCGTTGGCCGCCGCCAAGATATTGCCCACGCTGCGGTAGTTCTGCTCGAGCTTCACCACCTTGGCTTCCGGGTAGTCGCTTTCGAACTCCAGGATGTTGCGCAGATCGGCGCCGCGCCAGGAGTAGATGGACTGGTCGTCGTCGCCCACCACCATGATGTTGCGGCGCTTGGCGGCGAGCAGCTGAGTGATGGCGTACTGGGCGCGGTTGGTGTCCTGGTACTCGTCCACCATGAGGTAGCGGAAGCGGTCCTGATAGGCCTCGCGCACGTCCGCGTGGTTCTTCAGCAGCAGGTAGCCGTACAAAAGAAGGTCGTCGAAGTCGAAGGCGTTGGCTGCGCGCAGGCGCTCCTGCAACCGCTCGTACACGCGCTCGGCCACCTTCCCCACCGGGTCGTGCGCGTCGAAGTTACCGGGGGTAACGAGGTCGTTCTTCGCCTGGGAGATGCGGTTCATCAGCTGGTTCACGGGAAAGCGCTTCGGGTCGATGTTCAGCTCGGCCATGATGTCCTTGTACAGCCGCTTCAAATCGTCCGTGTCGTAAATGGTGAAGTTCTTCGTGAAGCCCAGCCGCTCGGCGTCGGCCCGCAGCATGCGCACGCACATGGAGTGGAAGGTGGACACCCACATGCCTCGCGAGCGCGTGCCCACGAGCTGCGCCAGACGCTCGCGCATCTCGGCGGCCGCCTTGTTGGTGAAGGTGATGGCGAGGATCTCCCACGGAGCTGCCAGGTCCTGCTCCAGGATGTTGGCGATGCGGTACGTGAGCACGCGCGTCTTGCCGGAGCCGGCGCCGGCCAGCACCAGAAGCGGTCCTTGGGTGGTAACGACCGCCTCTCGCTGGGGGCCGTTTAAGGTGTCGATGTCGATGGGCACGGTTCGTCCTTTGCCGTCGTCTCGTTTCAGGTGCCCCGCGCGGCCCGCTCGCAGCGCGCGGGCGGTTCGTCGGAGCGCGATATCCCGCGAAAGCCAGCAGCTACACTGCCGTCGCAGGCATGAAAAGAGCCGCCCGATCGAGCGGCTCGACTATTCTAGCTTGCCAGTGCGTTTCTGGAACCATAGGTCACGAAGGTTTCACGGCCTTGCCGAAAAATAACCGGCGAAGGGATGCTTTCGGGACAGCTAGGCGCCGGTCGAGTCCTGCACCGCCTCGCCTGCTGATCGTGTGGCCGTGCCTCGCTCGGGTGCAGCCCCGAACCAGCTCTCGCACAGCTCGTCGTATGAGCCGTCAGCCCTAAGCGCCGCCAGGGCCTCGTTCACCGTCGCCAACAGCTCGTCGTTGCCTGCGGCGACGACGAAAGCATAGTCCTTGTCGGACGCAATGGTCTCCACGGCCTGCAGATGCGGCTCCTTCACCTGCACGTAGCGGAGGTAGCGCGGCTCGTCCACAATGGCGGCCTGAGCGCGCTCGGAGTTCAGCTCCATAAGGGCATCGACGCCCGCGTCGAACGTGACAACCTGGGCGGCAGGCAGATTCTCGGCCACCCAGGCGGCAATGGCGGGATCGCCCTGCACCGCCACCACGATGCCGTCTCCTTGAATGCTGGCAAGGTCGTCGTAGCCGGTGTCCATCTTCGTCAGCACCGAGAAATCGGCATGCAGGTAAGGATCGCTGAATACAACTCCTTCAAGGGCATCGGCCGTCGTGATGGAGGAAGCCCCGAGGCCGGCATCGCCCGCGGCAACCTTGGCCGCCACATCTCCCGGCAGCCCCGCCGTGATGTTCTGCTCGGCATCCTTATGGTTGACCGCTTTGGTGAATTGGATCTCGCGATCCGATTTTTCGCCGATGAGCCGAAGCAGCTCGACGGTGAAGCCGATCTGGTTGGTGCTGGTAGCTTGCTCGTAGGGCTCGCTGCATAAGGCCGATGCGACGACGATAGCGCCATCGGCATCGCTGGTGGCGACCCCTGCCGCATCTTTTTCGCTCGTCGGCTCTTCGGCCGCGCAGCCAGTTAGGGCAGAAACGGCGGCTGCCGCAGCGACGGTCAGCAGCAAAACGAGCAGCGCGGCACCTAGGGCGCGGGCCGCCGCCGCTGTCGTCCGGCGATCCCGGGCCGCAAGGGAAGTTTCAGTCATGGGGAATTCCTCTTTCTCGCGAAACGCTTTCCGCCCGTCAGGGCGAAACCTCTTCTCCCCCACCATAGCCAGCCGCGCCGCTGCAGCATCATCCCGCAGCGGCCAGCGGCATCATCCCCCGAGGGGGAATTTCAACGAAAGCGAACCAATTTGCCCAACAATTCCTTTCCCATGGCCCGCCAAGGAACTCTTCGCCCCCAAGCGCCCTACCATGGAAGAAACGCGATGCGCGAGCGCGCTTGAAGAGCACGAGAACTCGCGAGAAACCGATAGCGCATCCGATGAGAGAGGACGCACCATGAGCGAGCACAAGCACAACGAGCACGAGCAGGACCGCGAGGGCCGCACGCACCACGAGACCTTCGCCGAGCGCGACCCCTTGGCCGCAGAGGAGCCCGACGTCCTGGAATCTTCCGCGAGCGATCCGGAGTTTCCTGCCATGCAGGAATTCGAAGTCGATCGCGGCGGCCCGAAAGCGAACACGCGCAAGCACCCGGGCCTCATCTGGATTATCATCGCCATCGTAGCCGTCATCGGGCTCGTCATAGCCTTTGCCGCCAACGGCGACTGGATGAACCCCACCCAGGCCGAAAAGGTGCAGCAGACCGAGTTCGAGGAACAGACCGTCCCCGAGGACCTCGGCGCCAACGAGAACCCGGAAGCGGCTTAGCTTCAAACCACCTGCGCGCCGAAGGGCAGCAGGGAGAGCTTCGCCATCTTGAAGCACTGCAGGCCGACGGGGATGCCGATCACGGTGATGCAGTAGACCACGCCCAAACACGCATAGGAAAAGGCCATGGGCAACCCGGCCAAAATCAACCAGAAGATGTTGGCGATAAGCGACGGAGCGCCTCCGCCGTAAACGATGCTCTTGCCGAAGGGCGCCAGGGTCAGCGAGGCCATCTTGAAGCACTGCCGCCCCAGCGGAATGCCGATGATGGTGATGGAGAAAATAATTCCCGCCAAGCACCACGCAATGGCCGTAAACAGGCCACCGAAGATAATCCAAATGATATTCGCGATAGTAGACATAGGCTTCTGCTCTTCTCTGCGATCGACGCTTGTCGAAGCATTATACCTAACCAGCAACCCGAGACTCGACAAACCACCCTATGGCGTACAGAGGCAGATCCCCAATCGCGTTCGATTGCGCCGTCGCGCCGCGGAGGAAGC
Proteins encoded in this window:
- a CDS encoding manganese-dependent inorganic pyrophosphatase produces the protein MSSKILVVGHRNPDNDSIAAAVGYAHLKNALAARDGEADAVEYVPARLGPLPVESAWILEQNDIAEPVLIENVNPVERDGEEVKQKVILVDHNEIGQAAPGIENADVVEIIDHHRIADVSTANPILFLNLPIGSTATIVTLQFRQTGIELPDSIARVLLSAILTDTVIMKSPTCTQVDVDQVNFLADKLGIDAVEYGMDIFRTRGGEDKMPIAKLVEADSKEFKVNDDVTVLIAQRETVDLPTVMAREAEIRDHMKKLVEDNGYEFALLLVTDILAEGSQFIVEGDPARVNRVFEIECCEGGNWMPGVLSRKKQVAAPILAS
- the sdaAA gene encoding L-serine ammonia-lyase, iron-sulfur-dependent, subunit alpha, producing MKTYGLRDIIGPIMVGPSSSHTAGALALASMARKLFGEQPERAVFTLYGSFAATGSGHGTDKALVAGILGLATDDPRVADAFALAKAAGVQVDIVWDTTTEVAHPNTVDIRCESREGRTLEMRGVSIGGGAAVIRRINGIDVDITGERTSVVVHQRDERGVLAHIAGVLADCGINIANANLHRTAKRGDAYTVLETDSAVDASVRELLMDHPDIINARVVPATCAGDGEEVPVPEDAEERFARWDYASGEELLALCEREHVTIAQAFRAREEALCAKQGTEAGIDAYLDRVLEVMGNAATEPLGNPQPSVGGLIGGEAAKLRAALEDTDPRHRLVDPLAARAAQYALATLETNGRMGVIVATPTAGSAGVLPGVLLALRDERGFSHDQLREGILTAAGLGYLIARNASVSGAEGGCQAEVGSAAAMAAAAAVALAGGAPDRCLAAGANVMMSLLGLVCDPVGGLVEVPCQKRNATAASVAFVSAQIALSGVQNLISFDEAVAVMDEVGRGLPPELRETALGGIAKAPSACAFCAGC
- a CDS encoding ATP-dependent helicase, which gives rise to MPIDIDTLNGPQREAVVTTQGPLLVLAGAGSGKTRVLTYRIANILEQDLAAPWEILAITFTNKAAAEMRERLAQLVGTRSRGMWVSTFHSMCVRMLRADAERLGFTKNFTIYDTDDLKRLYKDIMAELNIDPKRFPVNQLMNRISQAKNDLVTPGNFDAHDPVGKVAERVYERLQERLRAANAFDFDDLLLYGYLLLKNHADVREAYQDRFRYLMVDEYQDTNRAQYAITQLLAAKRRNIMVVGDDDQSIYSWRGADLRNILEFESDYPEAKVVKLEQNYRSVGNILAAANAVIANNQHRKEKRLFTDSGDGEKISVYLATDERDEGRWIAGEIDRRRSEGTSYNNMAVFYRTNAQSRMLEDMLLRAGVPYRIVGGTRFFDRAEIRDVMAYLTLVVNPADDIAAKRVVNVPRRGIGKTTIERIDQYGREMNMPFLTAAELAVVDPDIRASTRNAVGEFIQVIKDGATYGGDLRKVVEMIIDKAGLIRALQDEGTDEARGRVENIQEFLGVVDEFVQTHDAEESDFAAPTVGEDESAEPVRVLRGDSLADFIEWVRLRTDLDTVTEDGQAVTLMTVHSSKGLEFDCVWVAGMEETLFPHMNSVGDAAAVEEERRLAYVAITRARKRLCLTCAQQRQIFGQTHANPVSRFIGEIPSELRQTSGLGSAGFSGTGWEKRGSRRGIAGSGTEAGEGRVFGRSSASGAQGRSFAEYRAATGTGRAAGSIGGASRAGSGRIGAGANPNAGKKEGARATFAAGDAVDHKTFGRGTVVKVDGDTLHVKFAKTGQTKKLLKDYAPIVKIG
- a CDS encoding transporter substrate-binding domain-containing protein; translated protein: MTETSLAARDRRTTAAAARALGAALLVLLLTVAAAAAVSALTGCAAEEPTSEKDAAGVATSDADGAIVVASALCSEPYEQATSTNQIGFTVELLRLIGEKSDREIQFTKAVNHKDAEQNITAGLPGDVAAKVAAGDAGLGASSITTADALEGVVFSDPYLHADFSVLTKMDTGYDDLASIQGDGIVVAVQGDPAIAAWVAENLPAAQVVTFDAGVDALMELNSERAQAAIVDEPRYLRYVQVKEPHLQAVETIASDKDYAFVVAAGNDELLATVNEALAALRADGSYDELCESWFGAAPERGTATRSAGEAVQDSTGA
- a CDS encoding YccF domain-containing protein; the protein is MSTIANIIWIIFGGLFTAIAWCLAGIIFSITIIGIPLGRQCFKMASLTLAPFGKSIVYGGGAPSLIANIFWLILAGLPMAFSYACLGVVYCITVIGIPVGLQCFKMAKLSLLPFGAQVV